GGTGACGCTCTTCTCAATAATTTTCACGGCCAGCTTCTCGATCGGGGCAACAGTGGGGGCTGCTGTTGGCACATAGGACTTGACCTGATTGAACCATCCCTGCACGCGGTCGACGAGGGGAATCTGCTCCTGGGCCATGGCCAGGGCAGGGAGGAGGGTAACGAGCGACGTGAAATGCATCTTGAGGGCTGAGGCGCGGAACAAGTTAGTGAGACAGGTTTCGGGAGTGATGAATCAAGTTATTGCAAGATGAAACTCTATCAAAACACTTACCAATGACCGGAGGCGGATACGAATTGACACAGTCAGGGACAAGAATGGTGTTCAGAGGGAGATACTTGTGACCGGTGGACGACAGCTGGCCTGAGCGCTGGCCAACCACAACGCTTGAATTTACTCCCGCGCCTCCTTTCTCTGCACCAATGGCGCCATCCCTATGCAATTTGTTCAGAGAATGTTCTAGATTGATTTCAGATGGCTTTTCATAGTGATTTTTCTATTTTGCAATCGATTAGGTCTTTATCAGGGCAAAGCATATCGGTCCATGTGGATTCTGACTTGCATAATGCTCCCGCCCCCACAACTTACGTGCCGGATGTCAACAGTTGCTATCATGTATCATATATATTAACTCATCAAGTTTTGTTCATATCGGGTCTCGTGGAGGCTAGACAGTTACCATGACCAGAGCATACTGATGCTTGCTATTGCATATCTCCCAGCGTTATTGAATAGCAAAGGCGGAAGATCAATAATGCATGTATCGGATTGGCATTCTTGGAGGAAAATTTCAGAAGTATGAAATTAAAATTGCGAAAGCAACGGATGTCTTCATTCCTGGATTATGAATCCCCTGTCCATGGACTCGTTTCTTACCCTTGTAGATAAATCCCCTGTCTGTATGGAAACTTGACAAAAATTTTAACAGTTTCGGATTCGGTTGGAGTTAATTGAATGCGTCTCGCATTGAAATGCAAAGCTACAAAGTAACATCCGACAGAATTGTGCTTATTGAACTGTTTGTTTGATATCTAATGTTGAAACACTCATATGTGCACCTATAGGGTGTCAAGATTCTTGTCGAGCCGGAAAAGAACTTTTTGGTGCTACTGTTGAAACAAGATCAATTCTAGGATTAAGAAGAAAAAATCGTGATTCTTTACAGCGCTGAGTCGTGGCTAGATTGTATAAAGCCATAAAGCCCTGTATGAATCGAAATCAATTTGGAACAAAATGCACTCACAGTCAATTGCTTAGGGGGTTGACAGGCTAGTGATTTGATATCCAAGTTTTGTGCTACCTACTCTGTGTTTGTACTACCGATTTAGTAAATAAATTATGACTACATGTCCACTGACAGACGAAGCATCAACACACATGTGTGTGTATAGAGAGTCTATTTAGATTTGCTGTAGGACTCCACATAATGCTTAGTGAGCGTGCTTCTATACCCcctccgtatgttgtatgttgtaagaATTCTGTCCATGTAAACCCCGCCGATCAGTTTGTGCTAATAATTAACCTCTTATTAAAACAACCCAGTACAATCAATTTAGTTACAAAGGCCATAATGTTTAGCAGAGAGTAAAATTCGAGCATTTTTTGTGAATTAACATTTCCTGGTATTCAAAGCCTCCCATCAATTTAACTGTGGACAGTGTGTAGATTCATGTGGGATCAAGTTTTTCGTGGCAAATGCAATACAGAGCATAATTGAAAATTAGCTTAGGCTTGGCGGAGCCACATTGACAGAAGTCCTACGgagggtacggagtagacctCGGGAAGTGGCAAGCTTAATAATAGGCCGATCCCGGGGTAGTGATGACCTGTTACAACATAGACACGGATATTTTAAAATGCAAAAATTCCAGTGATTCTTATATTACACGCGGCGTTCCATAGCATATGAACTTTTGCGAGAGTCTAGCATGAACAGGCAGATCATTTTTCCCAGCCCTTGAGACATCGAGCCAACTAGAAGACCGGAAGTGACGATGACGTCACTTCCGCGTTCATACAAGACTTCGTGTGGATAGTGAGAACCAAATGTTTAGACCCTTCATTTTTGAAGACAGAGATACCGTAGCTGTTTATTACAACTACAAATGTCAGTAGAAAACATCATTTTATCTGCTGAGGTTGAGGTGGACTAATGAGTCAGACCCCACAGGTAAGGTCCGATGTCGGTTCCAGGGCATGAAGTAAACTGCCAAAAAAGCATGTTGTTTCTTAATCAAAAATTTCGGGGAAAAGAGAAACTGGAAGTGATAGGCATTTGAGTCATAGTGTAAATGCTGTATATGCAAAAGTACACTGCATATTTGTAGGATATACTCCGTAGCAGGATCTTTGATCCTATCATGCTCCTCTAAAATGTACTTCCCCCACCTCTCCACAGtcaaatttttcttttttgccGCCCGGCGAGGGGAGCGGCGCCCATAACTCAGATTCACCGCCCACTACTTCGGCGCTATGAATTTATgactcttccttctctttttttcaaatgaTTCTTATTACATCTTCAAGTACCGctcaattttcttcttcaatttctaATTGGAACTATTCCTAACTTCCCGACTTCACATTTTCCAATCTCAACTCTACACACTCAACCCCTACCATCTGCACCATGTGTACCGGTGCCGACCCCGAGCCCAATGGGCAAGCTAATGGCGCTACTGGTACTGTTACCCTCGTTATATCAATTGAAAGCTATTACAGCATTATTAGTTACTGACATCTATTCAGGCGGCAATCACGATGGTTTTGTTGGTATTGAAACTCGCCAGAACCCCCACCCCTCCGCATCCCGCAACCCCTACGGCCACGACGCTGGCGTCACCGATTTCCTTAGCAATGTCTCTCGCTTCAAGATTATTGAGTCTACGTTGCGTGAGGGAGAGCAGTTCGCCAACGCTTTCTTTGATACCGCCAAGAAGATCGAGATTGCCAAGGCTCTTGATGACTTCGGTGTGGACTACGTGAGTGGTCGGACAGACGAAGAATCTATACTCACAAGCAGATCTTAATGCTAATCATGCTATAGATCGAGCTCACCAGCCCCTGCGCTTCTGAGCAGTCCCGTGCTGATTGCGAGGCCATTTGCAAGCTTGGCCTGAAGGCCAAGGTACGTTAGGGTTTTGTTCGGGTCTCGTGACTATTGGTATCTAATAACGAATTTAGATTCTCACTCATATTCGCTGCCACATGGATGATGCCCGTATTGCTGTTGAGACCGGTGTTGATGGAGTGTGAGTTGTGCATCTTGTCCCCATTTTGTTGACCCACAACTGACTTTCAATAGTGATGTTGTTATCGGTACCTCCTCCTACCTCCGTGAGCACTCTCACGGCAAGGATATGACCTACATCAAGAACGCTGCCATTGAAGTTATCGAGTTCGTCAAGTCCAAGGGAATTGAGATCCGTTTCTCCAGTGAGGACTCTTTCCGTTCTGACCTGGTTGACCTCCTGTCCATCTACTCCGCCGTGGACAAGGTTGGCGTGAACCGTGTTGGCATTGCCGATACCGTTGGCTGTGCTTCTCCCCGCCAGGTCTACGAGCTTGTCCGTGTTCTGCGCGGTGTTGTTGGCTGTGACATTGAGACTCACTTCCACAACGACACTGGCTGTGCCATTGCCAACGCCTTCTGTGCCCTCGAGGCCGGTGCTACTCACATCGATACCTCCGTTCTCGGTATCGGCGAGCGTAACGGTATCACCCCTCTCGGCGGCCTGATGGCCCGCATGATGGTCGCCGATCGTGACTATGTCAAGAGTAAGTACAAGCTTGAGAAGCTCAAGGAGATTGAGGACCTCGTCGCCGAGGCCGTTGAGGTCAACATTCCTTTCAACAACTACATCACCGGATTCTGTGCTTTCACCCACAAGGCTGGTATCCATGCCAAAGCTATCCTCAACAACCCCAGCACCTACGAGATTATCAACCCCGCCGACTTCGGCATGACCCGCTACGTCCACTTCGCCTCCCGGTTGACTGGCTGGAACGCCATCAAGTCGCGTGCCCAGCAGCTCAAGCTTGAGATGACCGACGCTCAATACAAGGAGTGCACTGCCAAGATCAAGGCCATGGCTGATATTCGTCCCATTGCCGTTGATGACGCTGACAGCATTATCCGTGCATACCACCGTAACCTGAAGTCCGGCGAGAACAAGCCCCTTCTTGACCTGACCGCCGAGGAGCAGGCTGCATTCGCCgccaaggagaaggagcTCCTTCAGGCTCAGGCTGCCGGTCTTGTGGTATAGGCGATTTCCTTTCACCAACACATATATTGTATGATGCTATCTCAGAGTGGCTTGTGCAAAAACGTGGCGGATGCCTGATGATATGATGCTTTTTCATTTGTTTTgacattttttttccatATAAGGGGTTTGAAAAGTCTtccttttttgtttttgtttttttttcttttgggagaGCCAAAAACACAGTTTTGTCAGGGGAAGAGAGTTCTCCTTTATTTGTACATATGGCGCAGAAGAGGCAGTACCTTTTTCTGAATGGACTGTTGTGCTTGTGTAGTTGTAGTTGTCCCCCACATAATTTACTAGTTAGTCTGATCCAATTACGTCAGTGGACAAAGACGCGTCTGTGAAGGGTCAACCTAGAAACTTATAAAGTCATGTTCAGAGTATCGAATCAAGACTATCTCAAGGCTATCAATACCCAATTTCGATAATACCCAGATATCTCCCGTCATTGGATGTGAAACGTTGACTGCTGTGGAAGCCGAGGCCCGCTAGACTCAACCAGTCAAAGTGTACTACTTTAGTGAAACCTTCCCATCGCCACTCCCACCCATCACTTTTTGCAGAACTATTTCTAAGGGGAACAATGAGTTATTCAATATTGCCAGTTGCCCTGCAGAACAAGCTACTCGGCTATGGCCGGACTTCCAGTGCACACCTATACGCCTCGAACCTGGACCTGTATGTTGCGTTGCGTAATCCCCCGTTCCCCGCAGAATCAACGAGCGAAAGACATAAAAGGCAATCACCACTGACGCATCTTGCTTTCAACCTAGCTTTCGGAACATCGTATTTATCCTGTTCATTCTTCGGTACACACGTAGGACCTTCTACTCTATCCGCGGCTATGGCATCCTCGGCAGCATCCGCAACGTCTACATTTCGCTCCGCCTGTTCTGCTACAGCATCTTCCTGCGCGTCCCTGGTGTTCGCGGCCAGGTTGACAAGCAAGTGAGCACTGCTATCACGAAACTCGAGTCGAAGCTGGTCAACTCTGGGCCAGACGTTACACGTTATCTTACGCTGCCCAAGGAGGGTTGGTCGCCGGAGCAGGTCCGCGCTGAGCTTGATAAGTTGGCTGGACTTGAACATACCCGCTGGGAAGATGGTCGCGTTAGCGGCGCTGTTTATCATGGAGGCGAGGACCTTTTGAAACTACAGGCTGAGGCCTTTGGGCAGTTTGGTGTCGCCAACCCGATTCACCCGGATGTTTTTCCTGGTGTTCGGAAGATGGAGGCCGAGATTGTTGCTATGGTATGCATGATGATTCCTACCTTTGGAGTACAGTCTTTGAAGGAACTCTTCGGCTTATGTCTGCTATAGGTTCTCTCACTTTTCAATGGCCCCTCGGATGGTGCCGGTGTAACCACCAGCGGTGGCACGGAGTCAATTCTGATGGCTTGCTTAGCTGCCCGACAAAAGGCTTTCTTGGAGCGTGGAGTCACTGAGCCCGAGATGTAAGTTAACATGGAGATACAGTAGTATTGAGAAGCATGACTGATCAACCGTCGCAGGATAATTCCCGATACGGCCCATGCAGCATTCATCAAGGCTTGCAACTACTTCAAGATCAAGCTGCACCGAGTGCCTTGCCCAGAGCCCGAGTTCAAGGTCGATGTGTACGCTGTTCGCCGTTTAATTAACCCCAATACCGTCCTTCTTGTCGGATCAGCACCTAATTTCCCCCACGGCATTGTTGATGACATCCCCGCTCTATCGCGCCTGGCCATGAAATACAAGATTCCCCTCCACGTTGACTGTTGTTTGGGATCGTTCGTCATTGCACATCTCAAGAAAGCCGGCTTCCCATCGCCCTATGAGGAGGAAGGTGGCTTTGACTTCCGCCAACCCGGTGTTACTAGCATCAGCGTTGACACCCACAAGTACGGATTCGCCCCTAAGGGCAATTCCGTCTTGATCTACCGCAACAAATCATACCGAAATAACCAGTACTTTATCTACCCTGATTGGTCCGGTGGTGTTTATGCCTCTCCCTCCGTGGCGGGCTCCCGCCCTGGGGCTCTGATCGCCGGTTGCTGGGCCAGTCTGATGAGCGTCGGCGAAACTGGATACATCAACAGCTGCATTGATATTATCACCGCGGCGCAGAAGTTCGAGACGGCCGTTCGGACCGATGCGACCATCTCCCTGCACATGGAAGTCATTGGTAACCCCATCGTCAGTGTGGTTGCGTTCCGCAGCAAGAATGGTGCCATTGACACCTATGATATCGCCGACGACTTGTCCGCTAAAGGCTGGCACCTCAACGCTCTTCAATCCCCCCCAGCTATCCACTGTGCTTTTACTATTCCCACCGCCAAGGCTGTCGACCAGCTCATTGCTGATTTGACTGAAGTCATCGGCAAAGAGCTTGAGAAGGCGGAGCAGCGCAAGCGCGAGGGCAAATCGTATATCCTCAACCGTGGCGATACCTCTGCTCTGTACGGCGTGGCCGGCAGCATTCCCGATAAGAGTATCGTCAGCCGTCTGGCAGAGGGATTCTTGGACACTTTGTACAAAGCATGAGTCTTGGAATGAACACATGAGTTTTTCCTGTTTGTATCTTCTTTGCTCGGCCTGTCCGGACTGCTCCCAAGACATAGTCCTAGTGTCTTCTGGCTGTCTTTGCCCTAACTTCTGGTGCAGCGGCGTTATCATTATCCAGGTCCTTTCAAATTGCACATATTTGTTTGAAGTGTTTGGAATTCGTTTCAAGTGTTGGATTCCACTAGACGGTAATAATGCATATAATACAGTAGTTTGCTGGAAAGACATTCGCCCGAGCGATGTGGACGTAGAGTACGTGacgaaaagagaagagaaaaagcaacCCGCTCCATGCAAGCAAAGCCaagacagaaaaaaagaggacgcgatcaatcaatcaatcaatttATCGGTCGTCCGGGTGAAAGGCATTTCAAAGGTCTCAGGTCTCATCCCAGTCTTCAAGACTGGCGAAAATCCCAGTGGGGACAAAGCATGCCATTCCACGCGAAGCTCAATGAAAATAATCACTGGCCACTGAGTTCCCCCCGCTGCTCACTGCAGCTCTTTTCGGTGTAATATCCAGGATCAGGCTTGCGCTCAAGGTGAACCTCCTGCTTCGTGAGTCGGTACTGGCATTCTTCGACTTGCACAAGTTCCTTGACTTTCATGATTTGACCCGCAACGGAGGGCGAGACACTGTGGAAGACTGTTGCCATACGCTTCTTCAAGCCAAGCGCCTTGAGGACATCTGTTGAACGGCGCGGGAGTCCAATTGCGGAGCGGACGAGGGTGATACGGAAGTAGGACATGTTGAATTGTGAAGATCGTGAGGATCTGATGTTCGGGTGTTTGTTCTTGACGGTTTGGTTTGAAGGTTGCCCGGAGTCGTGGGATTGGACTCGGAATGGGTGAAACGGAATGCGGTGAATGAAGGAGAATTCCAGAATTTCTGTGGGGGACTTTGCAGCCGATATCTGCAGCGCAATGGATCCTTTGATCTGGCGGAGAAACGTCGCGGACTTGGAGATGGTCGCGATCCGCAAATTCAATTGGAAGGCGGTATATCACGTGTGTGTTCTGCCGGACGCCAGGCGATGGCAACGACAACAATCTATCGGCCTGTGACAGCTGATGAAGTATTTCACATTCTGAGAGCGGAGACTATGGGCTGCGCTCTTTCCGCTGTGACAGTACCTGGATTTTTATCATAGCTCGCTGCTGTGCACTACCTTCCCACAAGCTATACCCCATGCCCGCATTGTTGACACCTCACCCCTCGACCTAGCTTCGAGCGATTGATCTGGAATATCGACACTGCAAGATATTTGATAGCGTACCGCGACCATGGCGCAAGCCAATAACATTGACACTACGGTCGCGCTGCCGCGGCTCGAAGACCTCCTACGGCACCCGGAAGATCTAGATAAGATCAGCGGTCTCAAAGCGGAATACCTACGAAAGAAGACGGCAGTTGATTCACGGCTGCGTGAAGGTCTGCGAGACCAGCTAGAGGCTGTGCAAAGCAGTATTAGTGCTCTCACTGAAGGCCAGCGACAAGTCTCGAAAGCAAAAGACGAGCTTCAGGGCATTGACAAGCTGTGCGCTGAGTCGCAGCATAGCGTGGAGGACTTCGCGAAGATCGACCAACTTGCGCGGATCCAACGACATTTCGATGCTACACTTATGATGAAAAGGGGGCTGGAGAATTTTGGCGCGGATATCCAGGAAGTGGAGGAGTTGCTTAAAGAGGACGATGACGATTTGGAGAATCAGCCTAATATTCTGCGGGCTCATATGCAAATTTCGCGGTTAAGAGATTTCCGCGATGAGGCTATGGATCAGATTCGCAAGGCAGAGGATCCGAGCTCTGAAGAGACTCTGATAGAGTATTTTGAGGGGTTGGATTCTGTTATTGAGTGGTTTGATGATCACCTTGGCACAGCTTGCATGAACCTCATCCCCTTGGTGCAGGCAGACAACAAGAGCATGGTTGTGCGACTTGCTGTTGTTGTTTTGAACGAGGAGAAGAATGATGACACCGTCCAAGCGCTGCAAGAGGCCCAGAAAGACCACAAGGACCTCGCAAGTCGTTTCAAATCTATGAACATTGGTCCGAAGACTGTGCGTGGCTACAAGGACAAACTCATCCAGGCTATTGAGCTTTACGCACAGGGCCAATTTGAAGAGACCCTCGAAATCTTTCTCGCAGATCCAGACAATCTGGAGAAGAAATTCCGGTGGTACTTCAATGATCTATTCACGGTCAAGCAAGGCATGCAGAGCCTTGTACCGAAGAAATGGAAGATTTTCAAAACATACACCGATATCTATCATCAGATGATGCATGACTTCTTGCTTCGTATGATCGACGACGCCGAACTCCCAGCCGATAATCTACTCAGTATCATCCACTGGAGCGACAAGTACTACAAGAAAATGAAGAAGCTTGGCTGGGCATCAACAGATCTGCAACCCAACATTCTCGACGACCGTGAGCCAGAACTAATTCGAAAGTGGCAGGACGTCATTATCAGCGCCGTCGAAGAATGGATGGACCGCATATTCAATGCGGACAAAAAGTCTCTTGTGGAACGTGCCGCAGACGCTCTAGACAACAACGCAGAGGGCCACTTCCGCACCAAGACACTGGCCGACCTGTGGCGCATGCTCCACGAACAAGTAGTGGCATCAGGGGCATCAGATCGCGCAGACCTAGTAGAGGGCATTATCGACGCAATCTTCCGCGCCTTGAAGGCCCGACAGGCTGCATGGCAGACACTCGTGGACGAAGAGTGTTCGAAGCACCAACTAGAAGGCGCAGACCAAGAAGGTGTGCAGCTGCTGCAAGACTGGCTAATTGGCATAGCCAACGACCAGATCTCTTGCATCGACGACAACGAGGAGGACAACCAGTTCGGTTATCTGACGCGGTTCAAGTCCGATTTTGAGCCTATGGTCACACCTAAGTACATGGGTACCACTGCGAACATGGAGCTCGATACACTGCGCGATGGCTATGTGGATCTGAGCACGCACTGCCTGGCGCAGTTCGTGAGCCTTGTCTTCTGGGTCGATCTGGAGACCGTTCTACCAGACTTCTACACGTCCCGCTGGTACGGCGAATTCACCATGAAGCGCATTACCTCCACCTTTGAAGACTACATGGCGGACTACGCCTCCGTGCTGCACCCATCTCTGGCCGAAATTCTGGTTGAGGAACTCTCCGACGAGCTGCTGGTGCGGTATTTGTCTGCGGTGCGCAACAAGGGTGTCAAATTCCGCCGCCACGTCGACCCCTTCACGGACAAGTTCAAGGACGACGTCCTCACCGTCTTTGCGTTCTTTGAAAACTATCCCGACTCATTTGAGGGCACTATCAAGCAAAAGTGGCGGCTGGTTGATTGGCTTGTTCGCCTACTTGCTACTGATAAGGGCCCCGCGCTTATAGAGGTCTACCAAGCATTCAAGCTTGAGTATTGGGATCTGCACCTTTCGTGGGTTGAGGCTGTGCTGCGCACCCGTGATGATTTCGAGCGCAGCATGCTCACCGccatcaaggccaaggctgcGGAGTTATCTGTTGAACGGGGACACGAGACTATCATGAATCGCTTGAGATGATTTCGTGGTCCTTGACCGTGGGGCATTTTTCTAAACCGCACCGATACTCCCGTTTCATCCTTATTCATCCTACTGTCACCGTGTACTAGCTGTCTGGCGTTAACTGTTCCGTCGAAAGTCGCAGGCCTCTCTTCGTTGCTTAGCCGACACCGAGATGCACTCCCTTATGCAACCCGCTTCATGAGGAGAAACCCCAACCACACGTACCATCCGCAACCCAAGCAGGCTTGGGATCTAGTCTACTCATTAATATCACTAGCAACACAGAAATGGAAGCAAATATTTTAAACAATTTAGTGTTCTCATAAATATCTCCAACAAAAGTACCATATTCAAATGGATCATCCCAATTAATCAGTTAGTGTTGATTGACAGAGGGCTTTGTATTCGATGCGGGACGTTTTGAGATTGACAGTCATGGATTTAGACTCCGTTCTGCAACGACCGTATATTTCTCGCCGAGGCGTTCATTCAAACCGTTGTCGTTGACAACGGGATGCAGTTTCCTGGCACCCATTTCGCAAATGCAGATGGTATCCAGAGGAATTTCCTTCGCCCAAATGAAAGGATAGCCCTGTGACGGTGGGAGAAACGGTGGGAAAGGAGTGTCCGGATAGCTTTCATGGTTGGAGGAAATAATGTTTTTGTTGGGGATTGGCGAAGACTTCGCACGGCTGTGGTGATTTTTGCTATTCTCGTAAGATACAGCAGGAGCTGGATGTGGGATAGTTTGATTATCATCGGAGTAGTAGTTACAATATTGAGAAATCAGGTTGCGAGCATCAAATGTAAGGCGTTCGGGTAGAGTTCTGCTCTTTGAATCTTTGTTCTGGCCCTGTCGGCCACGAACGTAAATGGTATTGACAAGAGTCGCGTGCAGGAGGAGTGGTTGTGGTTGCGGTTTTGGGTCTCGGGTTCTTACAGTTATGGATGGGTCCGGGTTTCTCGACGCGCCAGGGGGTTCGGAGAGAGTTTTGCTTTCTCGTGAGTGTGAAGACACATCAATAGAACTGCTACCGGACTCAAAGGCCTGGTGGCAGTCTTGGACAAAGCGAATGGTCGGCTTTTGTCTTCCTGCTGGTCTTCTATCAGACTCGCTTTGGATGAAGCCAGCTTCGATGAATTTGTCACGGAGCTTGATGCAAAACGGTAGCAAGCGGCCTGTAGGGTCGATCGGGGATGCATATAGTATTGATGCTGACCTGACTTGCGGCAGAGCATGTAATGACTCAAGAGAAATGGTCAATGGCGATGATGGGTGAAGGGCACTTCTTTGCTGTGTGTGGGTGGCTCGCTCTGCTTCGTTCATCAGCTctgccagatcgatggatTGGAAAAAAGCAAGAGCTTGACCGAGACGCTCTTTATTGGTAAGGCTCATCACCCCAAGAGTAAGGTGAAGCGT
Above is a window of Penicillium digitatum chromosome 2, complete sequence DNA encoding:
- a CDS encoding mitochondrial 54S ribosomal protein uL30m; amino-acid sequence: MSYFRITLVRSAIGLPRRSTDVLKALGLKKRMATVFHSVSPSVAGQIMKVKELVQVEECQYRLTKQEVHLERKPDPGYYTEKSCSEQRGELSGQ
- a CDS encoding Exocyst complex component Sec6, whose protein sequence is MAQANNIDTTVALPRLEDLLRHPEDLDKISGLKAEYLRKKTAVDSRLREGLRDQLEAVQSSISALTEGQRQVSKAKDELQGIDKLCAESQHSVEDFAKIDQLARIQRHFDATLMMKRGLENFGADIQEVEELLKEDDDDLENQPNILRAHMQISRLRDFRDEAMDQIRKAEDPSSEETLIEYFEGLDSVIEWFDDHLGTACMNLIPLVQADNKSMVVRLAVVVLNEEKNDDTVQALQEAQKDHKDLASRFKSMNIGPKTVRGYKDKLIQAIELYAQGQFEETLEIFLADPDNLEKKFRWYFNDLFTVKQGMQSLVPKKWKIFKTYTDIYHQMMHDFLLRMIDDAELPADNLLSIIHWSDKYYKKMKKLGWASTDLQPNILDDREPELIRKWQDVIISAVEEWMDRIFNADKKSLVERAADALDNNAEGHFRTKTLADLWRMLHEQVVASGASDRADLVEGIIDAIFRALKARQAAWQTLVDEECSKHQLEGADQEGVQLLQDWLIGIANDQISCIDDNEEDNQFGYLTRFKSDFEPMVTPKYMGTTANMELDTLRDGYVDLSTHCLAQFVSLVFWVDLETVLPDFYTSRWYGEFTMKRITSTFEDYMADYASVLHPSLAEILVEELSDELLVRYLSAVRNKGVKFRRHVDPFTDKFKDDVLTVFAFFENYPDSFEGTIKQKWRLVDWLVRLLATDKGPALIEVYQAFKLEYWDLHLSWVEAVLRTRDDFERSMLTAIKAKAAELSVERGHETIMNRLR
- a CDS encoding Sucrose/H+ symporter, plant, translating into MTEAAGISRHQSHKPRPEKRQKRPQLTHFLCLPLVNTKSLPQLELSLVAFKTAHLAEPGSPFQSTPNGQGATFSLGLPSTAFRPLGTLHLTLGVMSLTNKERLGQALAFFQSIDLAELMNEAERATHTQQRSALHPSSPLTISLESLHALPQVRSASILYASPIDPTGRLLPFCIKLRDKFIEAGFIQSESDRRPAGRQKPTIRFVQDCHQAFESGSSSIDVSSHSRESKTLSEPPGASRNPDPSITVRTRDPKPQPQPLLLHATLVNTIYVRGRQGQNKDSKSRTLPERLTFDARNLISQYCNYYSDDNQTIPHPAPAVSYENSKNHHSRAKSSPIPNKNIISSNHESYPDTPFPPFLPPSQGYPFIWAKEIPLDTICICEMGARKLHPVVNDNGLNERLGEKYTVVAERSLNP
- a CDS encoding Pyridoxal phosphate-dependent decarboxylase, whose protein sequence is MSYSILPVALQNKLLGYGRTSSAHLYASNLDLFRNIVFILFILRYTRRTFYSIRGYGILGSIRNVYISLRLFCYSIFLRVPGVRGQVDKQVSTAITKLESKLVNSGPDVTRYLTLPKEGWSPEQVRAELDKLAGLEHTRWEDGRVSGAVYHGGEDLLKLQAEAFGQFGVANPIHPDVFPGVRKMEAEIVAMVLSLFNGPSDGAGVTTSGGTESILMACLAARQKAFLERGVTEPEMIIPDTAHAAFIKACNYFKIKLHRVPCPEPEFKVDVYAVRRLINPNTVLLVGSAPNFPHGIVDDIPALSRLAMKYKIPLHVDCCLGSFVIAHLKKAGFPSPYEEEGGFDFRQPGVTSISVDTHKYGFAPKGNSVLIYRNKSYRNNQYFIYPDWSGGVYASPSVAGSRPGALIAGCWASLMSVGETGYINSCIDIITAAQKFETAVRTDATISLHMEVIGNPIVSVVAFRSKNGAIDTYDIADDLSAKGWHLNALQSPPAIHCAFTIPTAKAVDQLIADLTEVIGKELEKAEQRKREGKSYILNRGDTSALYGVAGSIPDKSIVSRLAEGFLDTLYKA
- a CDS encoding Catalytic activity: homocitrate synthases convert 2-hydroxybutane-1, with protein sequence MCTGADPEPNGQANGATGGNHDGFVGIETRQNPHPSASRNPYGHDAGVTDFLSNVSRFKIIESTLREGEQFANAFFDTAKKIEIAKALDDFGVDYIELTSPCASEQSRADCEAICKLGLKAKILTHIRCHMDDARIAVETGVDGVDVVIGTSSYLREHSHGKDMTYIKNAAIEVIEFVKSKGIEIRFSSEDSFRSDLVDLLSIYSAVDKVGVNRVGIADTVGCASPRQVYELVRVLRGVVGCDIETHFHNDTGCAIANAFCALEAGATHIDTSVLGIGERNGITPLGGLMARMMVADRDYVKSKYKLEKLKEIEDLVAEAVEVNIPFNNYITGFCAFTHKAGIHAKAILNNPSTYEIINPADFGMTRYVHFASRLTGWNAIKSRAQQLKLEMTDAQYKECTAKIKAMADIRPIAVDDADSIIRAYHRNLKSGENKPLLDLTAEEQAAFAAKEKELLQAQAAGLVV